The genomic DNA GAATTTGAAAAAGTGTTGTTAGTTGACAACAATGGTGAAGTTAAAGTAGGTGTTCCTACCGTAGAAGGCGCAAAGGTAGTATGTGAAGTGCTGTCTCCGCTGGTGAAAGGTGATAAAGTGCTGATCTTCCACAAAAAGAGAAGAAAAGGTTATCGTAAGTTGAACGGTCACCGTCAGCAGTTCACTGAAGTGAGTGTAAAAGAAATTGTTGCTTAACGTTTAAAGGAGAAAAGAAGAAATGGCACATAAGAAAGGTGTGGGTAGTTCTAAGAACGGCCGTGAATCACAAAGTAAGAGATTAGGTGTTAAGCTTTTCGGTGGTGAAGTTGCTAAAGCTGGTAACATCATCGTTCGTCAGAGAGGAACAGTTCATCATCCGGGTGAGAACGTAGGTATCGGTAAAGATCATACGTTGTATGCATTGGTTGATGGCGTGGTAACTTTCCGTAGAGGCAAGGAAAACCGTTCTTTCGTTTCTGTAAAAAAAGTGGTAGCAGAAGCATAAGTATTGGTTTTATATAGAAAATAAGAAAAAGGATATTCGCTTGTCGGATATCCTTTTTTTGTATCTTTGTCAACATCATGACTCGTAGGAATTTTATCATACTTTATATCGGAATACTGTTGTTTTTTCTGGCTCTAACATCGTGTGGCAGTAAAAAACAATGTGTAGTTTTACCTTCTGATTTCAAGGGACCGAAGGAGCTTTCCCGTCTCTATGGTGTCCGCCTGACTCCGAACGATAATATATTTTTATACAATGAAGGAGCCAGATGGCTTGGCGTCCCTCATCGGATGGGTGGATTGACAAAGAAAGGAGTGGATTGCTCCGGTTTTGTGGCGATTGTGTTTCGTGAAGTCTATGGAAAGCAGTTGGCACGTTCTTCGGCTGATATGCTGAAGCATAATTGCAAGAAAGTCAGCCGTGCCAACCTGAAGGAAGGTGATCTGGTCTTTTTCCGGACGGGCAAAGGAAGGAAGAAAGTACCTAACCATGTCGGGATCTATCTGAAAAATGGTAAGTTTATCCATACCAGTACATCGAACGGTGTGATCGTCAGTAGCCTGAGTGAACCTTACTATGTCCGGACATGGCTTACCGGTGGCCGGGTGAAGAATTTGTGATTTCCTGTGAATCACTCGATTATTTTATGTAAAGACGACTATAAAATAGATGAAACCGGGTGGTTTTTATTGTCCGGCAAGGCACTTTAGTTGCCGGACATCCCCTTGTTGCCCCCTTTTACACCCGGATGTACCGGCTCCCTACACCCGGATGTAAAGAATGGCAACATGGGGGTGTTTACGGAATTATGTGCTTGTTTCTGCCGAAAAAAGAGAGGGCTTTTGTGGAACGAAGAACCGTATTTCGCCAATTTAATATCTATTGTACCTGTTTTTACATTTGTTTGTTCAATTGTTCTATATGCTTTTTGAAAGGAAAAAGATATCAATAGGTTGATTTTCAGTTATATGATAAAAATACCATGTTTTAGGAGTGATAGAAGAGTGATAGAGGAAAACGTCCTGTATCATTGCCTGTAACGATTGAATATCAACAGATACAACCTCTGTAGTGATAGAGTGATAGATGATTTGCAGAAAACTTTGCATGTTAATCACTATCTTGGAAAATTTTGATGCGGTTGCCCTGTTTATGCGTCGATGATAAATCATAAATCATAAATCTTGATTATCTTTGCAACTCAAATAAAAAAACATCATTAAAGTATGTTGACGCTTAAAGTAATTACGGAAGAAACAGATCGGGTGATTCGCGGTCTGGAAAAGAAACACTTTAAAGGTGCACAGGAAAGCATTGCAAAAGTGATCGAATTGAACGATAAAAGACGTGGTGCGCAAAATCAATTAGATAAAAATCTGGCAGAGGTGAACCAGACTTCGAAAACCATCGGCATGCTGATGAAAGAAGGTAAAAAAGAGGAAGCCGAAATTGCTAAGCAACGTGTTGCTGAGATCAAGGAAGTCAACAAGGCTATCCAGGCCGAAATGGATCAGGCGGCCGAAGATATGCAGAACTTGCTCTATACAATCCCGAATGTTCCTTACGACGAAGTGCCCGAAGGTGT from Parabacteroides merdae ATCC 43184 includes the following:
- the rpmA gene encoding 50S ribosomal protein L27; the encoded protein is MAHKKGVGSSKNGRESQSKRLGVKLFGGEVAKAGNIIVRQRGTVHHPGENVGIGKDHTLYALVDGVVTFRRGKENRSFVSVKKVVAEA
- the rplU gene encoding 50S ribosomal protein L21, with amino-acid sequence MYVIVEINGQQFKAEEGKKLFVHHIQNAESGAVVEFEKVLLVDNNGEVKVGVPTVEGAKVVCEVLSPLVKGDKVLIFHKKRRKGYRKLNGHRQQFTEVSVKEIVA
- a CDS encoding C40 family peptidase; the encoded protein is MTRRNFIILYIGILLFFLALTSCGSKKQCVVLPSDFKGPKELSRLYGVRLTPNDNIFLYNEGARWLGVPHRMGGLTKKGVDCSGFVAIVFREVYGKQLARSSADMLKHNCKKVSRANLKEGDLVFFRTGKGRKKVPNHVGIYLKNGKFIHTSTSNGVIVSSLSEPYYVRTWLTGGRVKNL